In Aedes albopictus strain Foshan chromosome 3, AalbF5, whole genome shotgun sequence, the following are encoded in one genomic region:
- the LOC109418498 gene encoding protein TEX261 yields MTFLSLLSYFSLLVQICFVTVSIAAGLYYLAELVEEYTVMAKKVITWMIMGSVLLYIIFIFTERFTWTLILCGLGAQALHAAILKNFPYVKFLSPCFLGAVILLLVNHYLAFIYFQQQFHPFTEVMAYFTLCLWLVPFALFVSLSANDNVLPTSNERTHLLSDNDVVTNYFSSRKKIGLLSLFNYAKESLLPERNKKAF; encoded by the exons ATGACTTTCCTCAGTCTACTGAGCTACTTCTCCCTGCTGGTGCAGATCTGCTTCGTAACGGTGTCCATAG CTGCTGGCTTGTACTACCTTGCCGAGCTGGTGGAGGAATACACGGTCATGGCCAAAAAGGTCATCACCTGGATGATAATGGGCTCCGTTCTGTTGTACATAATTTTCATCTTCACCGAACGTTTCACTTGGACACTAATACTCTGCGGCCTGGGAGCACAGGCCCTGCATGCAGCTATCCTCAAGAACTTTCCGTACGTGAAGTTCCTTTCACCTTGCTTTCTAGGCGCTGTGATACTACTCCTAGTCAACCACTACTTGGCATTCATCTATTTCCAACAGCAATTCCATCCATTCACAGAG GTCATGGCCTACTTTACGTTGTGCTTGTGGCTGGTGCCATTTGCGCTGTTTGTGTCTCTCTCGGCCAATGACAACGTCCTTCCGACGAGCAACGAGAGGACGCATCTGCTAAGCGACAACGACGTGGTGACAAACTACTTCTCCAGCCGGAAGAAGATCGGGTTGCTTTCTTTGTTCAACTACGCGAAGGAATCGCTCCTCCCGGAGCGCAACAAGAAGGCATTTTAA
- the LOC109413070 gene encoding ribose-5-phosphate isomerase, with protein MLRHFLGTGLLFSGYINPAFSRTFGTVTAAATKMSLDQAKKIAAFKAVDEYVRDNTVVGVGSGSTVVYAVQRLAERVKTEGLKLVCIPTSFQARQLIIEGGLVLGDLEQHPRIHCAIDGADEVDADMVLIKGGGGCLLQEKIVASCADQLVVIADYTKNSKKLGEQYKKGIPIEVVPMAYVPIRNRVAAKYGGKLNLRMAVAKAGPVVTDNGNFILDWHFPEGGDFDWDAVNRDIMMIPGVVETGLFVKMASKAYFGLADGSVTERSA; from the coding sequence ATGCTTCGACATTTCCTTGGAACCGGATTGCTATTCTCTGGTTACATAAATCCTGCATTCAGTCGCACATTTGGCACCGTCACCGCAGCCGCAACAAAAATGAGTCTGGATCAAGCCAAGAAGATCGCCGCCTTCAAAGCGGTGGACGAGTACGTACGAGATAACACAGTGGTCGGAGTGGGCAGTGGTTCAACCGTGGTGTACGCCGTACAACGCCTGGCCGAACGGGTCAAAACCGAGGGACTGAAACTGGTATGCATTCCGACGAGCTTCCAGGCCCGTCAGTTGATCATCGAAGGTGGTCTGGTGCTGGGCGATTTGGAGCAACACCCCAGGATCCATTGTGCCATTGACGGGGCCGACGAGGTGGACGCCGATATGGTGCTCATCAAAGGCGGCGGTGGATGTTTACTGCAGGAGAAGATCGTGGCCTCCTGTGCCGATCAGTTGGTGGTGATTGCTGATTACACTAAGAATTCCAAGAAACTGGGAGAGCAGTACAAAAAGGGCATTCCAATCGAGGTGGTTCCGATGGCGTATGTTCCCATAAGGAACCGGGTGGCCGCCAAGTATGGAGGGAAGTTGAATCTGCGGATGGCCGTCGCCAAGGCCGGTCCCGTCGTTACCGACAATGGAAACTTCATTCTGGACTGGCATTTCCCGGAAGGAGGAGATTTTGACTGGGATGCGGTGAACCGAGATATCATGATGATTCCCGGGGTGGTTGAGACGGGACTGTTCGTGAAAATGGCATCCAAAGCTTACTTTGGGCTTGCCGATGGATCTGTCACCGAAAGAAGTGCCTAA
- the LOC109413068 gene encoding THO complex subunit 5 homolog, with protein sequence MVNKTETNDREGGDKKRRKTSVNESSPTKISREDLYANTIAFEEQEAAKRPPETDAQLFYGTCDELRKLFDEIAALKKDNSEEAKAAIAEKRIEGSLAFVALKKLNRLDKVRIRDGREALHKEKLRVDSNRLQLQNLLYEADHLKKEVQRCYLFKSQDEEIELVPVDEFYEKAPETISRPEKTKEDEHARRLARLEWELQQRKELDAHCKELQASKAKIAEEIVSKTERLDSLAPRLKDLLAATRPLQEALDMPIEKGWEIQKTVRLLVQPLYMLYANVTAYGEACDPLLTTSVQGDEEEARQIEITGNLDCESDDDADNERETRGSYNRRKSSKQQDPMRQKRKALVKPHPLSVTITIRSKEGKESLALTFQYVPNTGFVTVKCSLVDFEVSGVAAGDVMSQENILNELFPDDNGEGSPNPKTKFQIQEVGIGMDKFISMMKEKNLGKPYKWAQELCGIEFVDSGEKFLSDSDKWQKSIPTIIKAIRTRWEARLRLYQQVHELETGNVDITMNLEHNNPIRISSTLVQWTALSYAEYVASNVTGKFVDHINSAGNDLYFRAIITRGSAKLECYICIPCDFPESTPLWSLSLNWNGKHSAGDCAAVRDMEFWTNSLQAPKHPKSILSLQLKRAMSCLDIYLETEGPSYTPAEFTQDKTYLKPFRGRARSRPFRIASNGSSSVFTQI encoded by the exons ATGGTGAACAAAACCGAAACAAACGACCGCGAAGGTGGCGACAAGAAACGCAGGAAGACCTCTGTTAACGAGTCATCGCCGACGAAGATTTCCCGTGAGGATTTATATGCG AACACAATCGCTTTCGAGGAACAGGAAGCCGCCAAGCGTCCGCCGGAAACGGATGCCCAGCTGTTCTACGGAACGTGCGACGAACTGAGGAAGCTATTCGATGAAATAGCCGCCTTGAAGAAGGATAACTCCGAGGAGGCCAAGGCTGCCATCGCCGAAAAACGGATCGAAGGATCGCTGGCATTTGTTGCCTTGAAGAAGCTGAACCGATTGGACAAGGTTCGGATTCGTGATGGACGGGAAGCATTACATAAGGAAAAACTACGCGTCGATAGTAACCGGCTGCAGCTGCAGAACTTGCTCTACGAGGCGGACCATCTGAAGAAGGAGGTTCAGCGGTGCTATCTGTTCAAGAGCCAGGACGAGGAAATCGAGCTGGTTCCGGTGGATGAATTCTACGAAAAGGCACCGGAAACGATTTCACGTCCAGAGAAGACCAAGGAAGACGAACATGCTCGGCGCTTGGCCCGATTGGAATGGGAGCTCCAGCAACGAAAGGAACTGGATGCCCATTGCAAAGAGCTGCAAGCTTCGAAGGCGAAAATCGCCGAGGAAATTGTATCGAAGACGGAACGGTTGGATTCGTTGGCTCCACGGTTAAAGGATTTGCTGGCGGCGACACGGCCTCTGCAGGAAGCACTCGATATGCCGATCGAAAAGGGCTGGGAGATACAGAAAACGGTTCGTCTGTTGGTGCAACCTCTGTATATGCTGTACGCCAATGTTACGGCCTATGGAGAAGCTTGTG ATCCGTTGCTAACTACGTCCGTTCAGGGTGACGAGGAAGAAGCCCGGCAGATTGAAATAACCGGCAATCTTGACTGTGAATCTGATGACGATGCGGACAACGAACGTGAAACAAGGGGAAGCTACAATCGACGCAAGTCCAGCAAACAACAAGATCCGATGAGGCAGAAGCGCAAGGCTTTAGTCAAGCCACATCCGTTGAGCGTCACTATCACTATCCGTAGCAAGGAGGGAAAGGAATCGTTGGCTCTGACGTTCCAATACGTTCCGAATACAGGGTTCGTTACGGTAAAGTGCTCGCTAGTCGATTTTGAAGTGAGCGGAGTGGCGGCAGGCGATGTCATGTCACAGGAAAACATCCTCAATGAGCTATTCCCGGATGACAATGGCGAAGGTAGCCCAAACCCGAAAACCAAGTTCCAAATTCAGGAAGTTGGGATCGGAATGGATAAATTCATTTCGATGATGAAGGAAAAGAATCTTGGTAAACCCTATAAATGGGCTCAGGAACTATGTGGAATCGAGTTTGTAGATTCCGGCGAGAAGTTTTTGTCGGATAGCGATAAATGGCAAAAATCCATTCCGACTATAATTAAAGCCATTCGCACCAGATGGGAGGCACGACTTCGGTTGTACCAACAGGTTCACGAGCTGGAAACTGGCAATGTAGACATAACAATGAACTTGGAGCACAACAATCCGATTCGCATTTCGAGTACCTTGGTTCAGTGGACGGCGCTCTCCTATGCGGAATACGTTGCTTCGAATGTCACCGGTAAATTCGTGGACCACATTAACTCGGCCGGAAATGATCTCTACTTCCGAGCGATCATCACACGTGGCTCAGCAAAGCTGGAGTGTTACATTTGCATTCCGTGTGACTTCCCGGAAAGCACGCCACTGTGGTCACTCTCCTTGAACTGGAATGGGAAACATTCAGCGGGTGACTGCGCTGCCGTTAGA GACATGGAATTTTGGACCAACAGTCTGCAAGCGCCCAAGCATCCGAAGTCGATCCTGTCGTTGCAGCTTAAGCGAGCAATGTCTTGCCTGGACATCTATCTGGAAACCGAAGGACCGTCCTACACGCCGGCAGAATTTACTCAGGACAAAACCTATCTGAAGCCTTTCCGTGGGCGAGCCCGATCCCGCCCGTTCCGCATTGCGTCCAATGGGAGCAGCTCGGTATTCACGCAAATTTGA